One Orrella dioscoreae genomic window carries:
- a CDS encoding MaoC family dehydratase: MAQQEQPLYLEDLQVGQVFRSGEHALDAEQIRVFASQYDPQPFHTDEAAARDTFFQGLAASGWHTAAITMRLVVQSVKLAGGLIGAGTEVTWPRATRPGDVLHVESTILSVVPSRSRPDRGIVTVQSDTFNQHGELCQRSTARMLAFRRQPELG; this comes from the coding sequence TTGGCACAACAAGAACAACCCCTTTACCTTGAAGACCTGCAGGTCGGACAGGTGTTCCGCAGCGGTGAACATGCGCTGGATGCCGAGCAGATCCGCGTGTTCGCCAGCCAGTACGATCCGCAGCCTTTCCACACCGACGAAGCGGCCGCGCGCGACACCTTCTTCCAGGGCCTGGCCGCCAGCGGCTGGCACACGGCGGCCATCACCATGCGCCTGGTGGTGCAAAGCGTGAAGCTGGCCGGCGGCCTGATCGGCGCGGGCACCGAGGTCACGTGGCCACGCGCCACGCGTCCGGGCGACGTGCTGCACGTGGAAAGCACCATCCTGTCGGTCGTGCCGTCGCGGTCGCGGCCGGACCGCGGCATCGTCACGGTGCAGAGCGACACCTTCAACCAGCATGGCGAACTGTGCCAGCGCTCCACCGCGCGCATGCTGGCGTTCCGGCGGCAGCCGGAGCTGGGCTGA
- a CDS encoding NAD-dependent succinate-semialdehyde dehydrogenase produces the protein MTVSYPDTQLLIGGEWVDAASGKTLDVINPATGRAIGKVAHASTADLDRALAAAQKGFEAWRDIPAHERAATMRRAAALVRERADEIAPLLTQEQGKPLTEARMETLAAADIIEWFADEGRRVYGRIVPSRNLDAQQLVLKEPVGPVAAFTPWNFPINQVVRKLGAALAAGCSFLVKAPEETPASPAALIRAFVDAGVPAGVVGLVFGDPAEISSYLIPHPVIRKITFTGSTPVGKQLASLAGKHMKRVTMELGGHAPVIVAEDADLALAAKATGGAKFRNAGQVCISPTRFLVHNSVREAFTQALVAHAQGLKLGDGLQDGTTLGPLANTRRVEAITKLVQDAQKKGAKLATGGEAVQRDGNFFAPTVLSDVPLEASIFNEEPFGPVAAIRGFDKLEDAIAEANRLPFGLAGYAYTNSIKNVHLLSRRIEVGMLWVNQPAAPTPELPFGGVKDSGYGSEGGPEAVEAYLNIKTVSVMAV, from the coding sequence ATGACTGTTTCCTACCCCGACACGCAGTTGCTCATCGGTGGAGAATGGGTCGATGCCGCCAGCGGCAAGACCCTGGACGTGATCAACCCGGCCACGGGCCGCGCCATCGGCAAGGTCGCCCACGCCAGCACCGCCGACCTGGATCGCGCGCTGGCCGCCGCGCAAAAGGGTTTCGAGGCCTGGCGCGACATCCCCGCGCACGAACGCGCCGCCACCATGCGCCGCGCCGCCGCGCTGGTGCGCGAACGCGCCGACGAGATCGCGCCGCTGCTCACGCAGGAACAAGGCAAGCCGCTTACCGAAGCCCGCATGGAAACGCTGGCCGCCGCCGACATCATCGAATGGTTCGCCGACGAGGGCCGCCGCGTCTATGGCCGCATCGTGCCCTCGCGCAACCTCGACGCGCAGCAACTGGTGCTGAAGGAGCCCGTGGGCCCAGTCGCCGCGTTCACCCCCTGGAACTTTCCCATCAACCAGGTCGTGCGCAAGCTGGGCGCGGCACTGGCCGCGGGCTGCTCGTTCCTGGTGAAGGCGCCCGAAGAAACCCCTGCCTCGCCTGCCGCGCTGATCCGCGCCTTCGTGGACGCGGGGGTGCCCGCGGGCGTCGTGGGCCTGGTGTTCGGCGATCCCGCCGAGATCTCCAGCTACCTCATTCCGCACCCCGTGATCCGCAAGATCACCTTCACCGGCTCGACGCCCGTGGGCAAGCAATTGGCCTCGCTGGCCGGCAAGCACATGAAGCGCGTGACGATGGAGCTGGGCGGCCACGCCCCCGTCATCGTGGCCGAGGACGCCGACCTGGCGCTGGCCGCCAAGGCCACCGGCGGCGCGAAGTTCCGCAACGCCGGCCAGGTCTGCATCTCGCCCACGCGCTTCCTGGTCCACAACAGCGTGCGCGAAGCCTTCACGCAGGCGCTGGTCGCGCACGCCCAAGGCCTGAAGCTGGGCGATGGCCTGCAGGACGGCACCACGCTGGGCCCGCTGGCCAACACGCGCCGCGTGGAAGCCATCACGAAGCTGGTGCAGGACGCGCAGAAGAAGGGCGCCAAGCTTGCCACCGGCGGCGAGGCCGTCCAGCGCGACGGCAACTTCTTCGCCCCCACGGTGCTGTCCGACGTGCCGCTGGAGGCGTCGATCTTCAACGAAGAGCCTTTCGGTCCGGTCGCCGCCATCCGTGGCTTCGACAAACTGGAAGACGCCATCGCCGAAGCCAACCGCCTGCCTTTCGGCCTGGCCGGCTACGCCTACACCAACTCCATCAAGAACGTGCACCTGCTCAGCCGCCGCATCGAAGTGGGCATGCTGTGGGTGAACCAGCCCGCCGCCCCCACGCCCGAGCTGCCTTTCGGCGGCGTGAAGGATTCGGGCTACGGTTCGGAAGGCGGTCCGGAAGCGGTCGAGGCCTACCTCAACATCAAGACCGTTTCGGTCATGGCGGTCTGA
- the fusA gene encoding elongation factor G, which translates to MTRKTPLERTRNIGISAHIDAGKTTTTERILFYTGVNHKLGEVHEGAATMDWMAQEQERGITITSAATTAFWRGMAGDYPEHRINIIDTPGHVDFTVEVERSMRVLDGAVMVYDAVGGVQPQSETVWRQANKYGVPRIAFVNKMDRVGADFFRVQRQIGERLKGDAVPIQIPVGAEAGFQGVVDLVKMKAIIWDEASQGVRFSYADIPADLRETAQAWHERLVEKAAEADDALLEKYLSGTPLAEAEIKRGLRQRTIAGQIVPMLSGSAFKNKGVQAMLDAVIDYLPSPADVPAVRGHDERDNEVARAAQDDAPFSALAFKIMTDPFVGQLAFVRVYSGILKSGDTVYNPLKGRKERIGRLLQMHANTRQEIDEVRAGDIAAVVGLKDITTGETLSDPAHPIVLERMRFPEPVISQAVEPRTQADQEKMGLALNRLAQEDPSFRVHTDEESGQTIISGMGELHLEILVDRMKREFNVQANVGKPQVAYRETVRRPAEDVEGKFVKQSGGRGQYGHVVIRLEPQAAGAGYAFVDAIKGGVVPREFIPAVDKGIQDTLGSGVLAGYPVVDVKVTLTFGSYHDVDSNENAFRMAGSLAFKEAMRRADPVLLEPVMQVEVETPEDFTGNVMGDLSSRRGIVQGMDDAPGGGKAIRAEVPLAEMFGYATSLRSLTQGRATYTMAFKHYAQAPRTVSELVIASRK; encoded by the coding sequence ATGACCCGCAAGACACCACTGGAACGCACCCGCAACATCGGCATTTCCGCTCACATCGATGCGGGCAAGACCACCACGACCGAGCGGATCCTGTTCTACACCGGTGTCAACCACAAGCTGGGCGAGGTGCATGAAGGCGCGGCCACCATGGACTGGATGGCCCAGGAACAGGAGCGCGGCATCACCATCACGTCGGCGGCCACCACCGCCTTCTGGCGCGGCATGGCGGGCGACTATCCTGAACACCGCATCAACATCATCGACACCCCGGGTCACGTGGACTTCACCGTCGAGGTGGAACGCTCCATGCGCGTGCTCGACGGCGCCGTCATGGTGTATGACGCCGTGGGCGGCGTGCAGCCGCAATCCGAGACCGTCTGGCGCCAGGCCAACAAATACGGCGTGCCGCGCATTGCCTTCGTCAACAAGATGGACCGCGTGGGCGCGGACTTCTTCCGCGTGCAGCGCCAGATCGGCGAGCGGCTGAAGGGCGACGCCGTGCCCATCCAGATCCCCGTGGGCGCCGAGGCCGGCTTCCAGGGCGTGGTCGACCTCGTCAAGATGAAAGCCATCATCTGGGACGAAGCCAGCCAGGGTGTGCGTTTCTCCTATGCGGACATCCCGGCCGACCTGCGCGAGACCGCGCAGGCCTGGCACGAACGCCTGGTGGAAAAGGCCGCGGAAGCCGACGATGCGCTGCTGGAGAAATACCTGTCCGGTACGCCGCTGGCGGAGGCCGAGATCAAGCGCGGCCTGCGCCAGCGCACCATCGCGGGCCAGATCGTGCCCATGCTGAGCGGCTCGGCCTTCAAGAACAAGGGCGTGCAGGCCATGCTGGATGCGGTGATCGACTATCTGCCCTCGCCGGCCGACGTGCCCGCCGTGCGAGGCCACGATGAACGCGACAACGAGGTCGCGCGCGCCGCCCAGGACGACGCGCCCTTCTCCGCGCTTGCCTTCAAGATCATGACCGACCCCTTCGTCGGCCAGCTGGCCTTCGTGCGCGTGTATTCAGGCATCCTGAAGTCGGGCGACACCGTCTACAACCCGCTCAAGGGGCGCAAGGAGCGCATCGGCCGGCTGCTGCAGATGCACGCCAACACGCGCCAGGAGATCGACGAGGTGCGCGCGGGCGACATCGCGGCCGTGGTGGGCCTGAAGGACATCACCACCGGCGAGACCTTGAGCGATCCCGCGCATCCCATCGTGCTCGAGCGCATGCGCTTTCCCGAGCCTGTGATCTCGCAGGCGGTGGAGCCGCGCACCCAGGCCGACCAGGAGAAGATGGGCCTGGCCTTGAATCGTCTTGCGCAGGAGGATCCTTCCTTCCGCGTGCACACCGACGAGGAATCGGGCCAGACCATCATCTCGGGCATGGGCGAGCTGCACCTGGAGATCCTGGTGGACCGCATGAAGCGGGAGTTCAACGTGCAGGCCAATGTGGGCAAGCCGCAGGTGGCCTATCGCGAAACCGTGAGACGCCCGGCGGAAGACGTCGAGGGCAAGTTCGTCAAGCAGTCGGGCGGACGCGGCCAATACGGCCACGTGGTCATCAGGCTGGAACCGCAAGCGGCGGGCGCGGGCTATGCCTTCGTCGACGCCATCAAGGGCGGCGTGGTGCCGCGCGAGTTCATCCCGGCGGTCGACAAGGGCATCCAGGACACGCTGGGCAGCGGCGTGCTGGCGGGCTATCCGGTGGTGGACGTGAAAGTGACGCTCACCTTCGGCTCCTACCATGACGTGGACTCGAACGAGAACGCGTTCCGCATGGCCGGATCGCTGGCCTTCAAGGAAGCGATGCGCCGCGCGGACCCCGTGCTGCTCGAGCCCGTGATGCAGGTCGAGGTGGAAACGCCCGAGGACTTCACCGGCAACGTGATGGGCGACCTGTCCTCGCGCCGCGGCATCGTGCAGGGCATGGACGACGCGCCGGGCGGCGGCAAGGCCATCCGGGCCGAGGTGCCGCTGGCCGAGATGTTCGGCTATGCCACGTCGCTGCGTTCGCTGACACAGGGACGCGCGACGTACACGATGGCGTTCAAGCACTATGCGCAGGCGCCGCGCACCGTGTCCGAGCTGGTCATCGCGTCGCGCAAGTGA
- a CDS encoding CehA/McbA family metallohydrolase domain-containing protein — translation MKISLSLATLPRTLLSVLLASSLLAACGSSDDDAPPAETPPPVTDPGTPPTPEPEPPVVTGAWSKGDLHVHTYQSDDAQVSLEHVLDQAFDRYKLDWAAISNHLRLSRRDHTGADLPASIPFSQGMADYEVPFIRQMQEAGRYAGKTIFTSFEWDMPTHDHVNVGIGVNDPMSPAALQAVAEFEYLFTNRDPNLFDPALVSRLSGETRAYATHEDSLAALRWLRDKHPGDSYMLLNHPSRYMGKYTAGQIRDMHDLAPEVFFTIEGMVGNQMEPDRGGYAEAYIPANLGSRTYGGTDYLVAKLGGTWDALLGEGRRIWTVADSDYHFRTAQGQFSSGYAPGEYSKTYVWKDGDDMAAVMAGLRSGRVYGVFGDLIDHLDFSAQGAAGTVHMGGELVAAKDEEVEVTIRFRSPETNNYEYPFDSGNPTYTKPTVNHVDLIVGDVTGKAQAGTPAYDADTNPSTKVLARFTKDDWTVDEAGYNVITYRVTATHSQYLRLRGTNLGIDVANETADGEPLPDEKIDFADNANRFNAINARNYNDLWFYSNPVFVTVAD, via the coding sequence ATGAAAATATCCCTTTCCCTGGCCACGTTGCCGCGGACCCTCCTGTCGGTTCTGCTGGCGAGCAGCCTGTTGGCCGCTTGCGGGAGCAGCGACGACGACGCCCCGCCCGCCGAGACCCCCCCGCCGGTGACCGACCCCGGCACGCCGCCCACGCCAGAGCCGGAGCCCCCGGTGGTGACGGGCGCCTGGAGCAAGGGTGACCTGCACGTCCACACCTACCAGTCCGACGACGCCCAGGTGAGCCTGGAGCACGTGCTGGACCAGGCCTTCGACCGCTACAAGCTGGATTGGGCGGCAATCTCGAACCACCTGCGCCTGTCTCGCCGCGATCACACGGGGGCTGACCTGCCCGCGTCGATCCCGTTCTCGCAAGGAATGGCCGACTACGAAGTGCCGTTCATCCGCCAGATGCAGGAAGCGGGCCGTTACGCCGGCAAGACCATTTTCACTTCCTTCGAATGGGACATGCCCACGCATGACCACGTGAACGTCGGCATCGGCGTGAACGATCCCATGTCGCCCGCGGCGCTGCAGGCAGTGGCGGAATTCGAGTACCTGTTCACGAACCGTGACCCCAATCTGTTCGACCCCGCGCTGGTGTCGCGCCTGTCCGGGGAAACGCGAGCCTATGCGACGCACGAGGATTCCCTGGCTGCGCTGCGGTGGCTGCGCGACAAGCATCCGGGCGACAGCTACATGCTGCTGAACCACCCCTCGCGCTACATGGGCAAGTACACGGCGGGCCAGATCCGTGACATGCACGACCTGGCGCCCGAGGTGTTCTTCACCATCGAAGGCATGGTCGGCAACCAGATGGAGCCGGACCGCGGCGGCTATGCCGAGGCCTACATCCCCGCCAATCTCGGGTCGCGCACGTATGGCGGCACGGACTACCTCGTCGCGAAGCTGGGCGGCACGTGGGACGCGCTGCTGGGCGAGGGCCGCCGCATCTGGACGGTGGCCGATTCGGACTATCACTTCCGCACCGCGCAGGGCCAGTTCAGCAGCGGCTATGCGCCCGGCGAGTACAGCAAGACCTACGTCTGGAAGGACGGCGATGACATGGCCGCGGTGATGGCAGGCTTGCGCAGCGGCCGCGTCTATGGCGTGTTCGGCGACCTGATCGATCACCTGGATTTCTCGGCGCAGGGCGCGGCGGGCACGGTGCACATGGGGGGCGAGCTGGTGGCCGCCAAGGACGAGGAAGTGGAAGTGACCATCCGCTTCCGCAGCCCGGAAACCAACAACTATGAGTATCCCTTCGACAGCGGCAATCCCACCTACACGAAGCCCACGGTCAACCACGTGGATCTCATCGTGGGCGACGTGACGGGCAAGGCGCAAGCCGGAACTCCCGCGTACGACGCGGACACGAATCCTTCCACCAAGGTGCTGGCGCGCTTCACGAAGGACGACTGGACCGTGGACGAAGCGGGCTACAACGTCATCACCTATCGCGTGACCGCGACGCACAGCCAGTACCTGCGCCTGCGCGGCACGAACCTGGGCATCGACGTGGCCAACGAGACCGCCGATGGCGAGCCGCTGCCCGACGAGAAGATCGACTTCGCCGACAACGCGAATCGCTTCAATGCGATCAACGCGCGCAACTACAACGACCTGTGGTTCTATTCGAACCCGGTGTTCGTGACGGTCGCAGACTGA
- a CDS encoding TetR/AcrR family transcriptional regulator, whose protein sequence is MARPRQFDADTVLDAAKHLFWDKGFEATSTEDLCQAMGLSRQSFYNAFGGKREVFLAALERYAAERTDAQIALLSDAPAPLQGLRELLQAVAAHAPDRRKLGCMSVATASAFGDEDADVSAILRHHGMRLQKAMQASLSRARDQGQLQGDTDLPLAAQFLRTSQHGISLAARTGATPAQLRGMAELALRAVGAA, encoded by the coding sequence ATGGCCAGACCCCGCCAATTCGACGCCGACACCGTGCTGGATGCCGCCAAGCACTTGTTCTGGGACAAGGGCTTCGAAGCCACCTCCACGGAGGACCTCTGCCAGGCCATGGGCCTGAGCCGGCAGAGTTTCTACAACGCCTTCGGCGGCAAGCGCGAAGTCTTCCTGGCCGCCCTGGAACGCTACGCGGCCGAACGCACCGACGCGCAGATCGCCTTGCTCAGTGACGCCCCCGCCCCCCTGCAGGGCCTGCGCGAGCTCCTGCAGGCCGTTGCCGCCCACGCGCCCGACCGCCGCAAGCTGGGCTGCATGAGCGTTGCCACGGCCAGCGCCTTCGGCGACGAAGACGCCGACGTCTCGGCCATCCTGCGCCACCACGGAATGCGCCTGCAGAAAGCCATGCAGGCATCGCTGTCGCGCGCGCGCGACCAAGGCCAGCTGCAGGGCGACACCGACCTGCCGCTGGCCGCCCAGTTCCTGCGCACATCGCAGCACGGCATCAGCCTGGCCGCCCGCACCGGCGCCACGCCCGCGCAGCTGCGCGGCATGGCCGAACTCGCGCTGCGCGCGGTCGGCGCCGCCTGA
- a CDS encoding response regulator, translating to MRILLVEDEPELARWVSRALARQAGFVVEWADDGLLADKRLAMEEFDAIVLDLGLPTLDGRTLLARLRARDDRTPVLVLTARDSLADRVDTLHEGADDFLPKPFRVEELEARLTALIRRSRGREHPRLACGALVLDTASQRFTLHGQPFALSPREHAVLRVFIQRTGEPVNKQQILERVFSQDSDVNHEAIEVLVHRLRKKLAGAGVQIVTLRGMGYYLETVAGEVTPSALPAADA from the coding sequence ATGCGAATACTCCTAGTCGAAGACGAACCCGAATTGGCCCGTTGGGTCTCGCGCGCCCTGGCCCGTCAGGCAGGCTTCGTCGTGGAATGGGCCGACGATGGACTCCTGGCAGACAAACGGCTCGCCATGGAGGAATTCGACGCCATCGTGCTGGACCTGGGCCTGCCCACCCTGGATGGACGCACCTTGCTGGCGCGCTTGCGCGCGCGGGACGACCGGACCCCCGTTCTCGTCCTGACCGCCCGCGATTCGCTGGCGGATCGGGTCGATACGCTTCATGAAGGCGCGGATGACTTCCTCCCCAAACCTTTCCGCGTAGAAGAGCTGGAAGCCCGCCTGACGGCTTTAATCCGGCGCAGCAGGGGGAGGGAGCACCCCCGGCTTGCTTGCGGCGCCCTGGTGCTCGATACGGCCTCCCAGCGCTTTACCTTGCATGGACAACCCTTCGCCCTGTCTCCCCGCGAACATGCCGTGCTGCGCGTGTTCATCCAACGCACGGGAGAACCGGTGAACAAGCAGCAGATCCTGGAACGGGTGTTTTCCCAGGACAGCGACGTCAACCACGAAGCCATCGAAGTGCTGGTCCACCGATTGCGCAAGAAATTGGCAGGCGCCGGCGTGCAGATCGTGACGCTGCGCGGCATGGGCTATTACCTGGAAACCGTGGCCGGGGAAGTCACGCCCTCCGCCCTGCCCGCCGCCGATGCGTAG
- a CDS encoding SDR family oxidoreductase: MQRMLPRSVLVTGASHKAGASAARALAAQGAAVVLSDAPGHPRVARTVAAIRRAGGLAISVPADLCQADQVQALFDVAEAAFGTPELIVHHAGPCVRDAADPRGAAQITGTLLVVQESARRLGPDGGTILNLDGGWTRDSGSPMQTLVQGYAPALAQRNIHIRSVRAHGWRALRYSPVIDTFIHNTAHPWPDPANSTPTPCWMPPSTCSGTRASKPPPRRTSARPWA; the protein is encoded by the coding sequence ATGCAGAGAATGCTCCCCCGCAGCGTGCTGGTGACCGGCGCCTCCCACAAGGCGGGTGCCAGCGCCGCCAGGGCGCTGGCCGCCCAGGGCGCGGCTGTCGTCTTGAGCGATGCGCCCGGCCATCCCCGCGTGGCGCGCACGGTGGCCGCCATCCGGCGCGCGGGCGGCCTGGCCATTTCCGTGCCTGCCGACCTGTGCCAGGCCGATCAGGTGCAGGCGCTGTTCGACGTGGCGGAAGCTGCCTTCGGCACGCCCGAACTCATCGTCCACCACGCCGGCCCCTGCGTGCGCGACGCCGCCGACCCACGGGGCGCCGCACAGATCACCGGCACGCTGCTGGTCGTCCAGGAGAGCGCCCGCCGCCTGGGGCCCGACGGCGGCACCATCCTCAACCTGGATGGCGGCTGGACGCGCGACAGCGGGTCGCCCATGCAGACGCTGGTCCAGGGCTACGCCCCGGCGCTGGCGCAGCGCAATATCCACATCCGGTCGGTGCGCGCCCACGGTTGGCGCGCCTTGCGCTACAGTCCCGTTATAGATACTTTCATCCATAACACCGCCCACCCATGGCCAGACCCCGCCAATTCGACGCCGACACCGTGCTGGATGCCGCCAAGCACTTGTTCTGGGACAAGGGCTTCGAAGCCACCTCCACGGAGGACCTCTGCCAGGCCATGGGCCTGA
- a CDS encoding CoA transferase — MAALDTLETLWRLAGLPAEGLAPVQLPGRDPVFPSSFPVGLAAQVTTAAAALAACELAHLRGTPRQQVTVQARQAAIECTGWFLLDGKEPEYWDPITGLYETADGHVRIHANFAHHRDGALRLLGLDVAHASRDTVQQALRGWRAIDFETAAAARGLVVTALRSFAQWDGSPQGRAVAAQPVMTFTRLDDAPPLALPALDAAARPLSGVRVLDLTRILAGPMGGRALASHGADVMLVNSPTLPNIGAIVDTSRGKRSALVDLDTAAGRDALWSLVDGAHVFSQGYRPGSLAAKGFSPRALAARRPGLVMVSLSAYGTKGPWAGRRGFDSLLQTAMGFNHAEGEAAGDGKPRAMPMQILDQATGFLMAFGAAAALWRQQSEGGSWLVEVSLAQTAQWLRGLGRVDDGLACPRPDVNACLQDYPCGYGALRALPPAAELARTPAGYVRASVPPGTDAPSW; from the coding sequence ATGGCGGCTCTCGATACCCTGGAAACGTTGTGGCGCCTTGCCGGCTTGCCGGCCGAGGGGCTCGCGCCGGTGCAACTGCCCGGGCGGGACCCCGTCTTCCCCTCGTCCTTTCCCGTGGGCCTGGCGGCCCAGGTCACGACGGCTGCCGCAGCCCTGGCAGCCTGCGAATTGGCGCATCTGCGCGGCACGCCCCGGCAGCAGGTGACCGTGCAGGCCCGGCAGGCTGCAATCGAGTGCACGGGCTGGTTCCTGCTGGACGGCAAGGAGCCGGAGTACTGGGATCCCATCACCGGCCTGTACGAGACCGCGGACGGGCATGTGCGTATCCATGCGAATTTCGCGCATCATCGCGACGGTGCCTTGCGCTTGCTGGGACTGGATGTGGCCCATGCCAGCCGCGACACTGTCCAGCAGGCCTTGCGTGGCTGGCGCGCCATCGACTTCGAGACTGCCGCGGCGGCGCGGGGATTGGTCGTGACGGCATTGCGCAGCTTTGCGCAATGGGATGGCAGTCCCCAGGGACGGGCGGTGGCGGCCCAGCCTGTCATGACGTTCACGCGACTGGACGATGCGCCGCCTCTTGCCCTGCCGGCACTGGATGCAGCGGCGCGTCCCCTGTCCGGGGTGCGTGTGCTGGATCTGACGCGCATCCTGGCCGGCCCGATGGGCGGACGGGCGCTGGCCTCGCACGGCGCCGATGTCATGCTGGTGAATTCCCCGACGCTGCCGAACATCGGCGCCATCGTCGACACCAGCCGTGGCAAGCGATCCGCCCTGGTCGACCTGGACACGGCGGCGGGGCGCGATGCCTTGTGGTCGCTGGTGGATGGCGCCCATGTGTTCTCACAGGGCTACCGGCCCGGCAGCCTGGCAGCCAAGGGCTTTTCCCCCCGGGCCCTGGCCGCGCGCCGTCCGGGCCTGGTGATGGTGTCCTTGAGCGCATACGGCACGAAAGGCCCGTGGGCCGGCCGGCGCGGATTCGATTCCCTGCTGCAGACCGCCATGGGCTTCAACCATGCCGAGGGCGAGGCGGCTGGTGATGGCAAGCCGCGCGCCATGCCCATGCAGATCCTGGATCAGGCGACGGGGTTCCTGATGGCGTTCGGCGCGGCGGCGGCCTTGTGGCGCCAGCAATCCGAAGGCGGCAGCTGGCTGGTGGAGGTGTCCCTGGCCCAGACCGCGCAGTGGCTGCGAGGCCTGGGCAGGGTGGACGATGGCCTGGCGTGCCCGCGCCCGGATGTGAATGCTTGCTTGCAGGATTACCCCTGCGGCTATGGCGCGTTGCGGGCGCTGCCGCCCGCGGCCGAGCTGGCCCGGACGCCTGCGGGCTATGTTCGCGCATCGGTGCCGCCGGGGACCGATGCGCCAAGCTGGTAG
- the pyrE gene encoding orotate phosphoribosyltransferase: protein MTTPATPDTLAQSFFQLSLDTGVLKFGEFKTKAGRLSPYFFNAGLFNDGATLGRLAEFYARRLIDSGLQFDMLFGPAYKGIALAAAVSIELARLGHNKPYAYNRKEAKDHGEGGTLVGAPVAGRVLIIDDVISAGTSVRESIALIRAAGATPCGVVIALDRQERAHENGVDTPHSAVQFVRDTLGLSVVSIATLSDLLDYLRAQGGAGIGEHYAKVSAYRERYGVQAA from the coding sequence ATGACGACGCCTGCCACGCCCGATACCCTCGCCCAATCCTTCTTCCAGCTCTCGCTCGACACGGGCGTGCTCAAGTTCGGCGAATTCAAGACCAAGGCCGGGCGCCTGTCTCCGTATTTCTTCAATGCCGGCCTGTTCAACGACGGCGCCACGCTGGGCCGCCTGGCCGAGTTCTATGCGCGCCGCCTGATCGACAGCGGCCTGCAGTTCGACATGCTGTTCGGGCCCGCCTACAAGGGCATCGCACTGGCCGCCGCCGTCTCCATCGAGCTGGCACGCCTGGGCCACAACAAACCGTATGCCTACAACCGCAAGGAAGCCAAGGATCATGGCGAGGGTGGCACGCTGGTGGGCGCTCCCGTGGCAGGACGCGTGCTGATCATCGATGACGTGATCTCGGCCGGCACCTCGGTGCGCGAATCCATCGCCCTGATCCGTGCCGCGGGCGCCACGCCTTGCGGCGTGGTGATCGCGCTGGACCGCCAGGAGCGGGCGCACGAAAACGGCGTGGACACGCCGCACTCGGCCGTGCAGTTCGTGCGCGACACGCTGGGCCTGAGCGTGGTGTCCATCGCCACGCTGTCGGACCTGCTGGACTACCTGCGCGCCCAAGGCGGCGCCGGCATCGGAGAGCACTATGCCAAGGTCTCCGCGTATCGCGAACGTTATGGCGTGCAAGCGGCCTGA
- a CDS encoding HIT family protein yields MPKFVDPSPPGHCIFCRLVAGEIPAARVAEDALTIAFMDLGQVNPGHVLVATRRHAENLYDVTPAEAGAALKMAQRVALAVRDAFAPPGLTILQANGREGDQTVMHFHLHVVPRHADDGIALSWPRKEPPADVLQDYAARLRATLPAG; encoded by the coding sequence ATGCCCAAGTTCGTCGACCCCTCGCCGCCCGGCCATTGCATTTTCTGCCGCCTGGTGGCGGGTGAGATTCCTGCCGCGCGCGTCGCCGAGGATGCGCTCACCATCGCCTTCATGGACCTGGGCCAGGTCAATCCGGGCCACGTGCTGGTGGCCACGCGCCGGCACGCGGAGAACCTTTACGACGTCACGCCCGCGGAAGCAGGGGCGGCGCTGAAGATGGCGCAACGCGTGGCGCTTGCCGTGCGCGACGCCTTCGCGCCGCCAGGCTTGACGATCCTGCAGGCCAACGGCCGCGAAGGCGACCAGACGGTCATGCATTTCCACTTGCACGTGGTGCCGCGCCATGCGGACGACGGCATCGCCCTGTCGTGGCCGCGCAAGGAGCCGCCTGCGGATGTCCTGCAGGATTACGCGGCCCGGCTGCGGGCAACGCTGCCCGCAGGCTGA
- a CDS encoding DUF2938 domain-containing protein encodes MFAEFLLYAVLIGIGATALFDLWSWLLKVAVGIPLPNWAMTGRWFAHLPRGCVMHREGIGKSPRVEGELAIGWLMHYVTGIVFAAALLLVWGVAWARLPTLGPALAVGWITIACGWFILQPALGLGVAASRTPNPAKARVLNILGHTVFGLGLYETALLVDVLRVGA; translated from the coding sequence ATGTTCGCCGAGTTCCTGTTGTATGCGGTGCTGATCGGCATCGGCGCCACTGCCTTGTTCGACCTCTGGTCGTGGCTGCTGAAGGTCGCCGTGGGCATACCCCTGCCGAACTGGGCGATGACGGGCCGCTGGTTCGCGCATCTGCCGCGCGGATGTGTCATGCACCGCGAGGGCATCGGCAAGTCTCCCCGCGTGGAAGGCGAACTTGCCATCGGCTGGCTCATGCATTACGTCACGGGCATCGTGTTCGCGGCGGCGCTGTTGCTGGTCTGGGGCGTGGCATGGGCGCGCCTGCCCACGCTGGGCCCGGCATTGGCGGTGGGCTGGATCACGATCGCTTGCGGCTGGTTCATCCTGCAGCCGGCATTGGGCCTGGGCGTGGCGGCCTCGCGCACGCCGAACCCCGCCAAGGCACGCGTGCTGAACATCCTGGGCCACACCGTGTTCGGCCTGGGCCTGTATGAAACCGCGCTGCTGGTGGACGTTCTGCGCGTTGGCGCCTGA